A window of candidate division TA06 bacterium genomic DNA:
TTACCCTGGGGCCGGCCTCGCTCCACGGGAACCTGGGATTCTTAAAGGCCGGCAAAGCTAAATCGGGATATGTCATTGATTATGACACTTTGGTTTATGCCAACCCCGATACAAGCGATACCAATCCCGATATCCTTTATCGGGCCGACAGCACCAGCCGGGTTCATCCGGCCGTCCGCGGCACCGTTGACCGAGGAAACCAGCTTTTGTGGGGCGTCGGCATGGAGGTGGCCGCCGGGCCGTATGTCACTTTCCTGGTGGAAGCATCGGGCGAAAAACTGAAGAACCAGACCTTCACCTGGGGCAGCCCCGCGCGCATCACTCCCGGCATTCGCTTCAACACCCCGGGCGGTTTCACCATGGACGGCGGCTGCGAGTTCAAGCTGTTCAGGGGATCCACTTCGCCCAACTGGAACGCCGTCTTCGGGTTCTCGGTGACCTCCAGCACTATGAAGAAGACCGCGCCGCCCCCGGCCACCATCATCGCCGGCAAGGTGATGATCGCCGGCACCGATTCCATGCTTGAGGCCACTTTGACCTCGCCCGCCATCAACAACGGCGCGCCCATCATGCTCAAGCCAGACGGCAGTTACTCCATTAACGTCCCGGCCGGAACCTATAGGATCCGAGCCGCGGCCGGAGATTCATTCCTGTGGCAGGAGAAGGCGGTGAGCATAGCCCAGGGCCAGACCATGATCGTGGACTTCGGCTTAAGGCGCAAGGAATATCCCCGGGGCAACATCACCGGCAAGATCACCGATAGCAAGACCGGCAATGCCATGGGCGCCACCATCAACATTTTCGGGCCCGACAAGGTAATGGTGGGAACGCCGGCGGTCAGCGACCTGCTGACCGGCATATATTCCATCAACCTGCCGCCCAACATCTACATGGTGCAGGCGCAGGCCGAGGGCTACAACACCGAGACCGCCCCGGTGCCGGTCAACGACAAGCAGACCTTCATTCAGAACTTCTCACTCCGGGCCATTCCCAAGAAGGGCGAGAAGGTGGTCCTCATCGGCATCAAGTTCAAGATCAACCGGGCCGACATCATCCCGTCCTCGTACAGCATCCTGGACGAAGCCGCCAAGATGCTCAAGGACAATCCCACCATCAAGGTCGAGATCGGCGGCCACACCGACAGCCGGGGCAGCGACGCCAAGAACCAGAGGCTTTCGGAGGCCCGGGCGGTGTCGGTGCGCAATTACCTGATCAACATCCAGGGCATTGCCGGGGACCGGATGACCGCCAAGGGCTACGGAGAATCGCTGCCCATAGCCAGCAACAAGACCGTCAAGGGCCGGGCCGAGAACAGGCGGATAGAGTTCGTAGTGATGAGCCAACAGTAACGGTAGATTAGGAAATTGATAACTGATAATTGTTAATGGGGGTTTTTAACCACGAAAAACCAATTGAAGACAGCTACAAGTTTGTCTCATCAACCTTAGGACGCCATAGTGGGTGCCTAGGCAAAGGCCATTAGCTTTCCCAGCGATTTAAGGAAAATCAGGGAGCAGATGACCAAAGAGGTTTCAAGGGGGAAGAGAGAAACGACCAAGGCTTGACACTTCCGTAAGTTATTAATAGGAGCGTCTATTAGTAGACATTCCTGTTTCTTTCAATCCAATATAATTAGCGTATTTCGCGCCTGCGCGCTGTAGCACGGAGTTTACACCGATGAAAAAGGTGGCGCACAGGCGTGTGTTTTGGTGAGAATAAAATCTACTATTGGTTCGGCTTACTTCGGCAAGCTCAGTACAAGTCACTCACCACAAGTATCCGCTCTGAGTAGTATATACAAGCCTATCTCCCACCTACGCTCTTGCTTCCTCCTTCGCGTTGCTGCTACGGCGGACAAGTCGGCGGACAGGCAGTGCAGGCTCTTGCCAACCTCACCCAATCTGCCGACGACTTTCTCCAAATTAATTTGGAGAGAGGGTTAGGTCAGAACCCGGCAGGTATCCGGGCCGGGGAAAAATTGATTTTTCCATTGGGTGGATGCCAATTGCCCCGGATCCGCATCAGACGGGCACGGAGAAAAAGGCTTAATGCTCCAAATTCAGCGCTTGGCACAAGGTTATCCAGCATATAATTAAAACCCATAAAATTGTTTTTAAAGGGGAGCCATAAAATGAGAAACAAAATACTTTCATCTTTGCTTGCGGCAACAATAATTGCCGCGGTGGTTTTTAGCGGTTGCAGCAAAGAACCCCCTGCCAGCGTCAAGCCACCTGTCCCAGAAGATACATTGTCTGGGGATTATTTCCCATTAGTGACCGGTTCAAAATGGATTTATGCCTGGACAATCAACGGCAGCACCTATACCGTCACCCGCACCGTTATCGACACGGTCATCTTGTGGGGTATGGACACTGTGAAATGCGTTGTTGAAAATGGTCCCCCGGTTACTGATACCACTTATTTGTATACCGATACCACTTATTTTAAGAAGACCGCAAGCGGCATAACTGAACACAATAAAAACGGCGATCTTATTTGCAACAGGGCTGTATTCCCATTGATCGTGGGAAGAAAATGGGGCACAGGAACAAACGATTATAGCTTTTTAGAGATGCGAGAAGCTGTAACCATTGATACCGTGCGTTATCCCGAATGTTTTAAATTGAGGTATAAAAATTACCGAGACAACACCGCGAGCGGCTGTATGTGGTTTGCCCGGGATGTAGGATTTGTAGAAGGGGCTATCCAGGGAACGATAGTATTAAAAAGTTATAAAACTCCTCCAAAATAACAAGCATATATTCAGTAGAAATATTAGTCTCATTCATTTGAAACGCAGAGGATACAGGTGGTAAGGTAACCCCACCCAGCTCTCCCCTTGAGGGGATGGCTAACGGGAGGGGTTAGGTTTCATCAATAGCCCAGGCCTTCAGGCCTGGGCTATATTTTTGTTACGCTTTTTTGTTGTTACGCTTTTTTGTTTGACAATCATACGGTTTTTGCGTTATCATTAAAGTTTATAAAGGGAAATTCCAACAATTTACAGAGTTTCCGCCGATGAAACAAATAGCTTTTTTCGAAGACGAGGGTTATAAAGGCCTCTATCCCCTGACCTGCCTGCGGCCCTGCTGGAGCCTGCTTTTGGGAGGCCACTGTCTGATGCATGCCGGCCTCTTGAGGCTGGGCGCCAGGAAGGCTAACTTTTGGGCCCTGCCGGAGCGTCAGGAGGTCTTAAGGGCCGCCGGGCTGGAAGGCCAGGAGATAGGCCAGGCCGGGCTTCCCCTGCTCCTGATAAACGGCCGGGCCAGGCTTTCGGCCCGCACCGTGAACTGGCTGTCCAAGGCCGAGACCGACACCGTATTTCTTTCCGGCCAGTCAATTGTGGCGTTTAAGATATGCGATAAAAAACTTCTGGATCTGATTAAACAAAACAATCCCACCCCGGCCTTCATAAATTCCATAGTTCAAAAAATGCGCAGCTTTGAGACCAAGGACCCGGTCTTCGAACGCCTATGGGAACTGGTCAATTACAACGGCCGGGCCATTACCGAAGATTTTGATCTTTTTAAGGACGGCGGGGTCAAGCTGTCCAAAGGCGTCCATCTGGTGGGCAAACGAAAGGATATTAAGATCGGCAAGGGGGCGCAGGTGCTGCCGGGAACGGCGCTGGACACCACCCGGGGACCCATCATCATCGACCAGAAGGCCCGGATCAGTCCGCCCAGCTACATCCAGGGGCCCTGCTATATCGGGCCGGAGGCGGTGATCGACGGGGCCAGGATCAGGCCCGGGGCGTCCCTGGGACATCATTGCAAAATAGCGGGCGAGTTGGAAGAGTCCGTGGTCATGCATTACAGCAACAAGCGCCACGACGGCTTTCTGGGCCACGCCTATCTGGGTGCCTGGGTCAACCTGGGGGCGCAGACCTGCAACTCCGACCTGAAGAACAATTACGGAAACATCACGGTTTGGGTCAACGGGAAGTACGAGGACTCCGGGCAGATCAAGGCCGGCTGTTACATAGGCGACCACAGCAAGACTGCCATTGGAACCATGATCAACACCGGGGCGGTCATCGGCGTGGCCTGCAATGTCTTCGGCGGCCCGGTGAAAAAATACCTACCGCCGTTCAGCTGGGGCTGCAGCGAAAAGTTTTGGGACCATCAGTTAGACAAGGCCCTGGCCACGGCCCGGACGGTCATGAGCCGGCGGGGGCAGCCACCGAATATTTTCCAGGAAAAATTGTTAAAAAAAATATTCATCGAAACCAAGCCCGACCGGGATAATCTATCGGGGGAGCAAAACAAATGAAAGCCGTGATCATGGCCGGAGGTTTTGGGACGCGGCTGCGCCCCCTGACTTGCATCCTGCCCAAGCCCATGGTACCGGTGGTCAACCGCCCGATGATGGAGCATGTCATCCGGCTTTTGGCCGGGCACGGCATTACCGAGATGGCGGCGCTGCTGTTCCACCAGGCCCAGGCCATTTCCGGCCATTTCAAGGACGGGGCCGAATACGACGTGAAGATAGAATATTTGAGGCCCGACGCCGACTACGGCACGGCCGGGGCGGTAGGCATGGCCCGGGATCTGCTGAAGGAGCCGTTCATCGTGATCTCCGGCGACCTGCTGACCGATTTCGACCTTTCCGAGATCGTAAAGTTCCACAATGACAAAAAGGCCCTGGCCACCATCACCCTGACCCGGGTCCAGAACCCGCTGGAATACGGCATCGTAATCACCGAGCCGGACGGCCGCATTGTACGTTTCCTGGAAAAGCCCACATGGGGCCAGGTCTTCTCGGATACCATCAACACCGGGATCTACATGTTCCAGCCGGAGATCTTCGACCTGATCCCCAAAGCCCGGGAATTCGACTTCTCCCAAAACCTGTTCCCGGCCCTGCTGGAGAAAAACCTGCCGCTCTACGGCCAGGTGGCCTCCGGCTACTGGCGGGACGTGGGCAACATCTCGGAATACCGCCAGGCCCACTGGGACGCCCTCAAAGGGAACGTCAAGGTGGAGGTGGAAGGCGACCGGCTGAACCTGATTGGCAAGGACATCTGGGTGGGCAAGGGATCAAGCATCCAGGCCAGGAATACCAACCTGACCGGAGCCGTGATCCTGGGCAAGAACGTCAAAGTGGGCGAAGGCACCCATCTCCACGACGTGGTGATCGGGGACAACTGCCAGATCGGCCGGAACGCCTTCATCGAACACTCCATCCTGTGGGCCGATTGCCGGGTAGGCGACCAGGCCCGGATAGACGGGGCGATAGTCTGCGACGGAGTGACGGTCTCCGAGGGCGCGGGAATAGAACAGAACGCCATCATCAGCAGCCAGGTCCAAATCGGTCCCCGGGCCCGGGTGCTGGAGAACATCAAGGTTTGGCCGGGCAAGGCGGTGGACGAGGATTCCATCCTGACCTCCAGCCTGATCTGGGGCGACCGCTGGCTCAAGGAATTCTTCGCCGGCCCCAGGGTGACCGGACTGGCCAACATGGAGATGACCCCGGAGTTTGCGGCCAAGCTGGGGGCGGCCTTCGGGGCCCTTCTGGGGCCGGGCTCCCTGGCGGCCACC
This region includes:
- a CDS encoding mannose-1-phosphate guanyltransferase, giving the protein MKAVIMAGGFGTRLRPLTCILPKPMVPVVNRPMMEHVIRLLAGHGITEMAALLFHQAQAISGHFKDGAEYDVKIEYLRPDADYGTAGAVGMARDLLKEPFIVISGDLLTDFDLSEIVKFHNDKKALATITLTRVQNPLEYGIVITEPDGRIVRFLEKPTWGQVFSDTINTGIYMFQPEIFDLIPKAREFDFSQNLFPALLEKNLPLYGQVASGYWRDVGNISEYRQAHWDALKGNVKVEVEGDRLNLIGKDIWVGKGSSIQARNTNLTGAVILGKNVKVGEGTHLHDVVIGDNCQIGRNAFIEHSILWADCRVGDQARIDGAIVCDGVTVSEGAGIEQNAIISSQVQIGPRARVLENIKVWPGKAVDEDSILTSSLIWGDRWLKEFFAGPRVTGLANMEMTPEFAAKLGAAFGALLGPGSLAATSRDGHPASRMINRALLSGLLSSGANAEDLRAMPIPLLRYQLKSGKEMGGIHTRKSPFDSKYVDIIFFDGDGKDLPPSKVKNLERLFLREDFKRAEPDDTGLLEFPERTIESYREGLLSYINTRAIKEAGFKIVIDYAYGAAAAIFPSLLGELGLEVVALNALLNPAKITKTKEDFERSQAGLAEAVKSLKADLGFLLDSGAERVFLVDGRGRILSGDEAMLAISLLVMKSKAVKALAVPVTASRVIEEMAQKYGVAVKRSRIDNRSLMEMASGEEVGFIASRRAGFIFPEFQPAFDAMLTVCKILEMMAISQTRIEDLYSEIPRSFLVRKNIACPWSKKGEVLRALIEETKGHQEREMIDGLKLFFGPDWVQVIPDPYRELFHVNAEAGSREQAEKMADEYLGKMGRMIG
- a CDS encoding OmpA family protein codes for the protein MRIKSLAIFFLLTLAGAGLARAYRPPAFDGGCGLFKVSSARTMGRGMMSVGFLQSDFGGEDRKKGDPFFQGDTNTVKGEVDKHYRGMIRLMVSYAPLDFFEFSVGPRIYATYDRHSNVVGQPGKLRYDGVNYDLALFWLENILLKTKFSYQSKEYGGAPFSYAVGAEPFVSIGFPATTAYMYTDNPKQPERPDSNLVAHGFTELNAHNPDFGAKFLGTLTLGPASLHGNLGFLKAGKAKSGYVIDYDTLVYANPDTSDTNPDILYRADSTSRVHPAVRGTVDRGNQLLWGVGMEVAAGPYVTFLVEASGEKLKNQTFTWGSPARITPGIRFNTPGGFTMDGGCEFKLFRGSTSPNWNAVFGFSVTSSTMKKTAPPPATIIAGKVMIAGTDSMLEATLTSPAINNGAPIMLKPDGSYSINVPAGTYRIRAAAGDSFLWQEKAVSIAQGQTMIVDFGLRRKEYPRGNITGKITDSKTGNAMGATINIFGPDKVMVGTPAVSDLLTGIYSINLPPNIYMVQAQAEGYNTETAPVPVNDKQTFIQNFSLRAIPKKGEKVVLIGIKFKINRADIIPSSYSILDEAAKMLKDNPTIKVEIGGHTDSRGSDAKNQRLSEARAVSVRNYLINIQGIAGDRMTAKGYGESLPIASNKTVKGRAENRRIEFVVMSQQ